From one Luteolibacter sp. SL250 genomic stretch:
- a CDS encoding exopolysaccharide biosynthesis polyprenyl glycosylphosphotransferase: MISTPRLKSFEPDTVRVSAPPIEPAPRFNLRHRHRPWVANQKLVAASFLGDAVVIFLALVIAYIIRFETSMSGFGVPDPVVDVRSYLGHVSVGTLLLVFLLANFRLHDPRNFLAIRKCGLIIVKSCAIWCAGFLAISLMLKIDPAISRLYCVIGALTAMAMMLFWRWFLFCILRGDSYVEKLQQKAIFVGWNDECSRALARSKKGRIQPIAIAGVVLPPGGTLPANLPADVPVLGTWPQFRNLLRSSGSDLVMVVDGTLDRNDMLSLAETCGKEFADFKLVPSCFQILVSGLNLENFHGMPVLGVGSLPLHHAFNNVFKRCIDIIGSIVGLIVFAPLMALFMAWVYIESPGSVLYRQRRIGLNGKPFDILKIRSMRLDAEAPGKVGWTVKDDPRRLKIGALIRKWNIDELPQFWNVLRGDMSLVGPRPERPELIENFKEDIPHYNVRHNIKPGVTGWAQVNGLRGDTCLRERVKFDLDYIENWNFMLDFQIMVMTFLNRRGAC, translated from the coding sequence ATGATTTCCACCCCCCGACTGAAATCGTTCGAACCCGACACTGTCCGGGTTTCAGCCCCCCCGATTGAGCCAGCCCCCCGCTTCAACCTCCGCCACCGGCACCGGCCGTGGGTGGCGAACCAGAAACTCGTCGCAGCCAGCTTCCTGGGAGATGCCGTTGTCATCTTCCTGGCGCTGGTGATCGCGTACATCATCCGGTTCGAGACCAGCATGAGCGGATTCGGCGTGCCCGATCCCGTTGTGGATGTGCGCAGCTACCTCGGCCACGTATCGGTGGGCACGCTGTTGCTGGTGTTCCTGCTTGCGAACTTCCGCCTCCATGATCCGCGGAACTTCCTGGCGATCCGGAAATGCGGGCTCATCATCGTGAAGTCCTGCGCCATCTGGTGCGCCGGATTCCTGGCGATCTCGCTGATGCTGAAGATCGACCCCGCCATCAGCCGCCTCTACTGCGTGATCGGCGCCCTCACCGCCATGGCCATGATGCTCTTCTGGCGCTGGTTCCTGTTCTGCATCCTGCGTGGGGACAGCTACGTGGAGAAGCTCCAGCAGAAGGCGATCTTCGTCGGCTGGAACGACGAGTGCTCGCGCGCGTTGGCCCGCTCGAAGAAAGGCCGCATCCAGCCCATCGCGATTGCCGGAGTGGTCCTTCCTCCGGGCGGCACGCTGCCGGCGAACCTGCCAGCCGACGTGCCGGTGCTCGGCACATGGCCTCAGTTCCGGAACCTCCTGCGTTCCTCCGGATCGGATCTGGTGATGGTCGTGGACGGGACGCTCGACCGGAATGACATGCTGTCGCTGGCGGAAACCTGCGGCAAGGAGTTCGCGGACTTCAAGCTGGTGCCGAGCTGCTTCCAGATCCTGGTGTCCGGCCTGAACCTGGAGAACTTCCATGGCATGCCGGTGCTGGGTGTCGGCAGCCTTCCGCTCCATCATGCGTTCAACAACGTCTTCAAGCGTTGCATCGACATCATCGGCAGCATCGTCGGGCTCATCGTCTTCGCCCCGCTGATGGCGTTGTTCATGGCGTGGGTCTATATCGAGTCGCCCGGTTCCGTGCTCTACCGCCAGCGCCGCATCGGCCTGAACGGAAAGCCGTTCGACATCCTGAAGATCCGCAGCATGCGCCTGGATGCGGAGGCACCGGGCAAGGTCGGCTGGACCGTGAAGGATGACCCGCGCCGCCTGAAGATCGGCGCGCTGATCCGGAAATGGAACATCGATGAGCTGCCACAGTTCTGGAACGTGCTGCGCGGCGACATGAGTCTTGTCGGGCCGCGCCCGGAACGCCCGGAGCTGATCGAGAACTTCAAGGAGGACATCCCCCACTACAACGTCCGCCACAACATCAAGCCCGGCGTCACCGGTTGGGCGCAGGTGAACGGCCTGCGGGGCGATACCTGCCTGCGCGAGCGGGTGAAGTTCGACCTCGACTACATCGAGAACTGGAACTTCATGCTCGACTTCCAGATCATGGTCATGACCTTCCTTAACCGCCGGGGCGCCTGTTGA
- a CDS encoding oligosaccharide flippase family protein — protein sequence MPDSTTAENSIRRDRSIRLAVVTSLVSKLGTVLLQLISIPLAVRVLGREEFGLFTMVNLTLGTVSLLEIGVGPALAHGLSKARANGDVESQRALVSTSLMLMLGVALLTGALMASVLALVPFDSLFGAKFAGKETLLRPAMWVGLGLFLMFFVVNLTERVREGYLEVASNNLWGAVGNVLGAVFVGVGIWFVPEVWFLVLAVQGAMILAKLGNMVSCWKKHPATVPSPAAFNPSLVRPLLTDGLSFSACFILTGFVEANFCGWLIGRMGGGPSEVALWGVFVTLTVMQLGFVVMLSTPTWPAVAEALARGDIDWARKAARRLYFFGLGFASLSSLGLVVLGPWALGVWLGKSFADTDRAVLACYAAYFIMHVWRHLNHAMMIGTGQVKRLAVIQILETLVMIAVVCVSLSMGSLNLMLLSMAATILLGTGWILPKMVHRALHRVHQG from the coding sequence ATGCCAGATTCCACGACTGCTGAGAACTCCATCCGCCGTGACCGGTCGATCCGGCTGGCGGTGGTCACTTCTCTGGTCTCGAAACTGGGGACGGTCCTGCTGCAGTTGATCTCGATCCCTCTTGCCGTGCGGGTGCTGGGGAGGGAGGAGTTCGGCCTTTTCACCATGGTGAACCTCACGCTGGGGACGGTATCCCTGCTGGAGATCGGCGTGGGTCCCGCGCTCGCCCACGGGCTTTCCAAGGCACGGGCGAATGGGGATGTGGAAAGCCAGCGTGCCCTGGTTTCCACATCGTTGATGCTGATGCTGGGGGTGGCCCTGCTGACGGGTGCGCTCATGGCCTCCGTGCTGGCCTTGGTTCCCTTCGACTCCTTGTTCGGCGCGAAGTTCGCCGGAAAGGAGACGCTGCTGCGTCCCGCCATGTGGGTGGGCCTGGGGCTGTTCCTCATGTTTTTCGTGGTGAACCTCACGGAGCGCGTCCGGGAGGGCTACCTGGAGGTGGCTTCCAACAACCTGTGGGGGGCGGTCGGGAATGTCCTCGGCGCGGTTTTCGTCGGCGTTGGCATCTGGTTCGTCCCGGAAGTCTGGTTCCTGGTGCTGGCGGTCCAGGGTGCGATGATCCTCGCCAAGCTGGGGAACATGGTCTCCTGCTGGAAAAAGCACCCCGCCACCGTCCCCTCACCGGCCGCGTTCAATCCTTCCCTGGTCCGCCCGTTGCTCACGGATGGACTTTCCTTCTCCGCGTGTTTCATCCTCACCGGCTTCGTGGAGGCGAACTTCTGCGGCTGGCTCATCGGCCGTATGGGGGGCGGCCCCTCGGAGGTGGCACTGTGGGGGGTGTTCGTCACGCTGACGGTGATGCAGCTCGGCTTCGTGGTGATGCTCAGCACCCCCACCTGGCCCGCCGTCGCGGAGGCACTGGCCCGGGGCGACATCGACTGGGCGAGGAAGGCCGCACGGCGTCTCTATTTCTTCGGCCTGGGCTTCGCCTCGCTCTCCAGCCTGGGGCTGGTCGTCCTCGGTCCATGGGCACTCGGCGTCTGGCTGGGGAAATCTTTCGCGGACACGGACCGCGCCGTGCTCGCCTGCTACGCCGCTTATTTCATCATGCACGTCTGGCGTCACCTCAACCACGCCATGATGATCGGCACCGGCCAGGTGAAACGCCTGGCCGTCATCCAGATCCTCGAAACGCTCGTCATGATCGCGGTGGTTTGTGTTTCTCTTTCCATGGGTTCCCTCAACCTGATGCTACTGTCCATGGCCGCCACCATCCTGTTAGGCACCGGCTGGATCCTTCCAAAGATGGTCCACCGGGCATTGCACCGGGTCCATCAAGGGTAG